In Methanobacterium sp. Maddingley MBC34, the genomic window ACCCTTATTGGCTGTGATGTAGGTAAAGATGGGGATGAAATCCCTGAACTCATCAAACTGGGCCATGAAATAATAGAATCAACTGATATGCATACTCTGTTTGCCACACTGGACCATGTAAGTGCCAACGTGGTTAAAAGATTAGTTGTGGAGGCTGCCGATGAAGGGGTTATCCAGGAAGGATCACTCTTAGGAGTCACTGGCAGGGCAGGAATCACCGGCCGCAAACCCGAACTGGTTTTGGAATTTGCCAAGGACTACTTTGAAAATGTTATATTTGTCTCCGATGCCCTTGCTCTTGGCTCCGCCGTGATGGCCCGATGCATGAACTCCATGGGAACACCACACATACCACTGGGTGGTAAACAGGGAGGACCCTGCATACTTGGACAAAGAATGAAATTACAGAAAAAATAATAAATAAAAACAAATACAAAGGGTAAACCAAATATTAATAGGGTCATGGTTTGAATTTATTAACCATGATTTCCTGGATTTGTGCTGAATCTTGCTAAGCTGTTATAAATCTTTAAATGGCTTCAGATGTATTCACACTTATCCAGCGATCCGGTATACCTATAAAACGGACCATATGTATCTCTTAGCACTTTGTTAAAATTTATTTTGTTAAGATTCTGTTTTGACTATAAAGCGTGGATTATTTCAGGAACTAAACTATTTTAAGAACTAAGATCATATTTGATTTATTCAAGGTTTGATCTTAAGAATTTGTGATTGTCATGAAAAGAGTTTTATGGTATTTGATTGCTGGTAGTAAAGGGGGGGTCAACAGGGCCAGAATAATCAAAACCCTTCATGATAGGCCATATAATATCAATCAACTTTCTAAAGAACTTGATCTTGATTATAAAACCATAAAACATCATATGAAAGTCTTGGAAGATCATGATATAATTTTTAACTCCACTGGAGAGAAAAAATATGGGGCAATGTACTTTTTGTCAAATCGTATGGAGGAAAGTTACCCCACTTTCTTAGATATTCTGAGTAAAATGAAAACTTGATTAAACCTAACAAAAATCATGATATAAAAAAATAATGTTAATATTATCTGTTAAATCAGTATAGAGGTGATTTGATGCAAGTAGGAGGAGCTGGAGAGCCCGGAGGGCCTGGATATCATGGAGGAAATGGAACCGGAACGGGTGGGGGAAATGGTACTGGGGTTGGACCGATAAACTTTGATAACTCACAACTCATTACCATTGATATAGCGCTTGGAATTGCCAACATCTGCCTTTTATTAATTTTACTGTATATGTACATAGGTAGTTACAGAAAATTCAAATCTCAATTCACATTTGGCCTGGTTGCATTTGCGATGCTACTCCTCCTTCAAAATGCACTTTTCACCGGATTTTTAATATTAAATGAGGGTTTTAAAGGTCCGGGGATGGGCAGTCCAATATTCTTTTTGAACGTAATCGAATTTTTTGCCCTGTCTGTACTCATTGGAGTAACCAGAGAATAAGTTAAATGGGGACTATTGTTAAGGAATCGTTGGAATAAAGCAATAATTTAGGGGAATCATTAATGAATACCCTAATA contains:
- a CDS encoding putative transcriptional regulator (PFAM: Bacterial regulatory protein, arsR family) codes for the protein MIAGSKGGVNRARIIKTLHDRPYNINQLSKELDLDYKTIKHHMKVLEDHDIIFNSTGEKKYGAMYFLSNRMEESYPTFLDILSKMKT